The uncultured Desulfuromonas sp. genome contains the following window.
CAATTGATCAGTTACGTAAAGACGTCCTTTCCAGTCATGTCGACATGTCGCGATGTGAGGGGTTGAAATCTCAGGCTGAACAGAAACGTGCCTCACTCAACGAGCGCCGGCAACGCCAGCAGCGTGACAGGCTTAACCTGGAAGAGCAACGTCAGCAGTTGCAGGAGCAGATTGTCGCGGTGGATGATGATCTGCTGGTCGGCCGGGAGCGACTTGCCGACAGCCGTGAGCAACTTGACGAGGTCTCTCGTCAGCAGCGCGCCGAGCAAGAGCAGCGAGATCGCTTGCAGGCAGAGTTACGTGAGGTGCAAAAACGCTTTCATCAGGGGGCGTCACGGCTGGAGTCATTGCAGGAGTTGGCCGGCAATCATGCCGGGTATGAAGAAGGCATCCGCGCGGCGTTGTCGCGCTCCGACTTGGCTGGAAAACTGGCTGGAACCATGGCCGAAGGGGTGCATGTCAAGCCCGGTTATGAAGCGGCTGTTGCGGCGGCATTGGGCACTCAGATTCAAGCCATTAAAGTGGAAGATGCCGCAACGGTGCTTGCTCTAAGCCATGAAAAAGATTTTGAGCGCTGTCGGTTTCAGTTGCCCTCGACACCTCCTGCCGTGGTGTTCCCAGGTGGGACGCCGTTAAGGGAATTGATTGACTTTGATGAGGCCAGTGCCGCATTCGCTGCTTTGGTGGAAGGGGTGTTTGTTGTCGAGACGCTTGAGGATTATTGGCAAACACCGCTGCCGCATGGCTGCTGTCTGGTTACACCCCAGGCCGATGTCCTGAACTGGCAGGGCTATCTGGCGGTTGGTCAGGGCGATAGCCGTGAACAACAGTTGCTGGACAACAAGCGTCGCATCGAAGAGCTCAACCATGAAAAAGAGATCCTGCAGCAACAGGTGGACGATCTCGAGCAGAGTCAACAGGTGAGCGCGCAACGCGCTGAAACCTGTCGTGAAGAGCATCAGGAGTTGTCGCTGCTGTGTCAGAGGCAACAGATGCAAGTCGCTGCGTTGGAAAAAGAGCGCACCCGGATGGTTCGCGAACTGGAACGGGTTGATGAGCGCTTTGAGCTGCTGTTGTTTGATGCGGATCAGTTTGCCGAAGAGGATGAACTGTTACGCCGTCAGCTGGTGGAGCTGGAGGAGACTGTTCGCCTGGGTGCAGAGCGCCAGCAGCAGTTGAATGAGGCCTTGACGCAGGGCGAAGCGGAGCTTGCCAAGGAGCGTGAACGGTTGACCGAACAACAGCAGGGACTCGCCGAAATCGATGTTGAGTTGGCGCGCGGTGTCGAACGCCAGCAGCGCTTGCACAGCGATTTGCATCGCGAGAAAAAAGCGGTTTCCGATCAGCAGCAACGCCAGCGTGATCGCCAACGACGACTTGAACAATGCGGTGAAGAGTTGCTGGCTCTCAAGCAGCAGCAGGTTGATGGGCAGGCCCGACTTCAGGTGCTGCTGGAGCGCCGTCAACGTGAACAGCAGCGTCAGACAGGCATTGAGGAACAGACGCGTGTTCTGCATGAAAAAGTTGAACAGTTGGACCAGCAGGCGCGGCAGAAACGCAGTGCCTTGAACGGGGCAACGGAACAACACAGTCATCTGCAGATCAAGGTGCGAGAGCATCGTTTGGAGCTGGAACATCTGCACCAGACAATTCGCGATAAGTACCAGGTCGATTTGACACGTCAGGATGATCTTGATCCTCATCAGGTTCATCAGGCGACGGAGAAGCTGCACAAGTTGCGGGTACGGCTTGAAGCTTTTGGTGAAGTGAACCTGATGGCCATTGAAGAGTTTACTGCGCT
Protein-coding sequences here:
- the smc gene encoding chromosome segregation protein SMC, which encodes MKIKRIEIIGFKSFVDRTVLNFEPGVTAVLGPNGCGKSNVIDAIRWAMGEQNAKNLRGQAMEDVIFGGSKKRRPHGMAEVTMVFANPQGAGTSEFNQYSEIMITRRLYRNGDSEYLLNKTPCRLKDISELFMDTGVGARAYSIIEQGKIGSILHSRPEERRVLIEEAAGVTKYKARKKAALRKIESTRQNLTRLSDVIAEVKRQRDSLRRQAGKAQRFRELRNQVKELEIQLARHRWSELEQETEKLEKQLEQAETAVEAGQSGASQAELAFEKARLEQAEQDETMRRLRDQLFQLDSDIQKVESQLELSRQQMRHTEQQQETLFAEVAEARRMESDSSSQIDQLTRQHEQATGDVEQLQQKRDQVQQRVLRQAEQERERAVTIDQLRKDVLSSHVDMSRCEGLKSQAEQKRASLNERRQRQQRDRLNLEEQRQQLQEQIVAVDDDLLVGRERLADSREQLDEVSRQQRAEQEQRDRLQAELREVQKRFHQGASRLESLQELAGNHAGYEEGIRAALSRSDLAGKLAGTMAEGVHVKPGYEAAVAAALGTQIQAIKVEDAATVLALSHEKDFERCRFQLPSTPPAVVFPGGTPLRELIDFDEASAAFAALVEGVFVVETLEDYWQTPLPHGCCLVTPQADVLNWQGYLAVGQGDSREQQLLDNKRRIEELNHEKEILQQQVDDLEQSQQVSAQRAETCREEHQELSLLCQRQQMQVAALEKERTRMVRELERVDERFELLLFDADQFAEEDELLRRQLVELEETVRLGAERQQQLNEALTQGEAELAKERERLTEQQQGLAEIDVELARGVERQQRLHSDLHREKKAVSDQQQRQRDRQRRLEQCGEELLALKQQQVDGQARLQVLLERRQREQQRQTGIEEQTRVLHEKVEQLDQQARQKRSALNGATEQHSHLQIKVREHRLELEHLHQTIRDKYQVDLTRQDDLDPHQVHQATEKLHKLRVRLEAFGEVNLMAIEEFTALEERFEFLEKQRDDVHASIDDLQTAISRINRTTRKRFKEAFEQVNEQFKQVFPRLFVGGEAELRLTDESDLLESGIDIIAQPPGKKLQNVGLLSGGEKALTAVALIFAIFLIKPSPFCVLDEVDAPLDDANIGRFNDMVKEMSRSSQFVVITHNTRTMEIADTLFGVTMEEPGVSSLVAVRMDELAAS